One Ranitomeya variabilis isolate aRanVar5 chromosome 4, aRanVar5.hap1, whole genome shotgun sequence genomic window, TCCATTGGTGTTATTTAACTGTGTAACTGGCAACAGAAAAATTTCCTTTCGAAAATGTATCTTTCAGTTATATTTATTTGTATCACTCGGAGGGGCAGAGTGTATATTGCTGGCCATAATGGCGTATGACCGTTTTGTTGCAATATGCAACCCGTTCCATTATCCAGTGGTGATGAGTGGTAAGCATTGCGCTAGTCTCGCTGCAGCATCATGGTTAAGTGGGTTCCTCAATTCTATTCTTCACACAGTCATGACCGCCAACCTCTCGTTTTGTAAATCACAACAGATCATTAACCATTTCTACTGCGATGTACCTCCACTCATACAGGCGTCCTGTAATCCCACCAAAACCAGTAAAATCTTGCTGTACATTGTCAGTGTATTTTTAGGTTTTACCCCGTTTCTCTACATTGTCATCTCTTACATACACATCATCTCCACCATAATGAAGATAAAGTCTTCTGAAGGACGATGGAAGGCATTTTCAACCTGTTCGTCCCACCTTATTGTGGTGACCATGTTCTATGGGACAGCTAACTTCAACTATATAGGACCTTCAGGATACTCCTTTGAGGTGGAGCATTTGGCCTCTTTCTTATACAGCCTTTTGACTCCTCTTGTAAATCCAATTATCTACTGCTTTAGGAACAAAGAAGTGAAGGGGGCATTGCAGAAACATCTCAGGCGTTGTTACTTTAAGATATATAGATAATTGATTTTGCATTGACATATTCTCATGGATTATTTATTAACTTGTCACTTACCGGCACCCATGTTGAGGGAAACCGCTATAAAATCTAATAAAAGTATGCCCCTGAATACATTGTGCTTAGTTTTATatgtttacagtgggtacggaaagtattcagacccctttaaatttttcactctttgtttcatcgcagccatttggtaaattcaaaaaagttcatttttttttcattaatgtgcactctgcaccccatcttgactgaaaaaaagagaaatgtagtaatttttgcaaatgtattaaaaaagaaaaactgaaatatcacatggtcataagtattcagaccctttgctcagtagaaGCCCCCTTTCGAGCTAGTACAGCCAcaagtcttgggaatgatgcaacaagtttttcacacctggatttggggatcccctgccattcttccttgcagatcctctccagttccatcaggttggatggtgaatgttggtgaatAGCCATTTTccagtctctccagagatgctcaattgggtttaggtcaggtctctggctgggccagtcaagaatggtcacagagctaTTGTGAAAccactactttgttattttagctgtgttcttagggtcattgtcttcttggaaggtgaaccgtcggccaagtctgaggtccagagcactctggaacaggttttcatccaggatatctctgtacttggccgcattcatgtttccttcaatggcaacaagtcatcctgtctctgcagctgaaaaacacccccatagcatgatgctgccaccaccatgtttcactgttgggtttgtatggggcaggtgatgagcagtgcctggttttctctacataTAACGTttggaattatcaccaaaaagttctgtcttcgtctcatcagaccagagaatcttatttctcatagactgGGGGTCCTTTATGTtttcttagcaaactctatgcgggctttcatatgtcttgcactgaggagaggcttccgtcgggcaactctaccataaaggcccgactggtggagggatgcagtgatagttgactttgtggaactttctcccatctccctactgcatctctggagctcagccacagtgatcttgtggttcttctttacctctgtcaccaatgctcttctcccacgattgctgagTTTGGCTGGtc contains:
- the LOC143767864 gene encoding olfactory receptor 5V1-like; protein product: MTLFQMLLIDLQHQNYTSLENFLLLTFSDGVFFVTFLFFVIYCTILIGNLCIFTIIRLESHLHTPMYFFLSNLSLLDIFYSSSTLPLVLFNCVTGNRKISFRKCIFQLYLFVSLGGAECILLAIMAYDRFVAICNPFHYPVVMSGKHCASLAAASWLSGFLNSILHTVMTANLSFCKSQQIINHFYCDVPPLIQASCNPTKTSKILLYIVSVFLGFTPFLYIVISYIHIISTIMKIKSSEGRWKAFSTCSSHLIVVTMFYGTANFNYIGPSGYSFEVEHLASFLYSLLTPLVNPIIYCFRNKEVKGALQKHLRRCYFKIYR